One part of the Gemmatimonas sp. genome encodes these proteins:
- a CDS encoding chemotaxis protein CheC translates to MADVIMQHNDISHARADGSAVAPASAGRAVTTAMPRGGTASSAPRPAPPVHPLKSIQLDALREIANIGAGHAATALSQMTGSTIMIKVPAICLASLEELPAQVSPHEEPVAAVMMHMLGDLSGRTLLVFPKPTVMRLAELMLRRPVGSSVAFSALESSAIKETGNILSGAYMNALSDFLGMLLLPSPPTLVIDMSAAVLSTAAGEFAPDPDSVLCVESEFLLREADLTLRGYFLLLPDPASLQVMLRAIRLA, encoded by the coding sequence ATGGCGGACGTGATCATGCAGCACAACGACATCAGCCACGCGCGCGCCGACGGGTCAGCCGTTGCGCCGGCGTCCGCAGGGCGCGCCGTGACCACGGCAATGCCCCGTGGCGGTACCGCGTCGTCGGCGCCGCGACCCGCTCCCCCGGTCCACCCCCTCAAGAGCATCCAGCTCGATGCGCTGCGGGAAATCGCGAACATCGGTGCTGGCCACGCCGCCACCGCCCTCTCGCAAATGACCGGTAGCACCATCATGATCAAGGTGCCCGCCATCTGCCTCGCGAGCCTGGAGGAACTGCCCGCCCAGGTGTCGCCGCACGAGGAGCCCGTGGCGGCCGTCATGATGCACATGCTCGGCGATCTGTCGGGACGCACGTTGCTGGTGTTCCCCAAGCCTACCGTCATGCGGTTGGCGGAGCTCATGTTGCGGCGGCCCGTGGGAAGTTCCGTCGCGTTCAGTGCGCTCGAGTCATCGGCCATCAAGGAAACGGGGAACATCCTCAGCGGGGCCTACATGAATGCCCTCAGCGATTTTCTCGGCATGCTGCTGTTGCCGTCGCCGCCCACCCTCGTGATCGACATGTCGGCGGCGGTGCTTTCCACCGCCGCCGGCGAATTCGCTCCCGATCCCGATTCGGTGCTGTGCGTGGAGAGTGAGTTCCTGCTGCGCGAGGCCGATCTCACGCTGCGCGGATACTTCCTCCTGCTGCCCGACCCGGCGTCGCTGCAGGTCATGTTGCGCGCCATTCGCCTGGCCTGA
- a CDS encoding chemotaxis protein CheA: MDTARYAALFQAEAREHLAELDATLLALEEAGRTAASPLDTSELVATLFRGMHTIKGMAGSMGYGTVERVAHALESRCEPVRRGDEAVHAELLALLFEGTDVLRAAIADVVCGGETAPAMVGSLLVRLRPPVSTPLASDTTKDALPVPGPAVDGAAAATIRHLDVHLVDDCPLKGVRAMLVLTKLGTLGQIRGTHPEQPRWQDETFDGRFRVVLASNVTDEALEQAVRAAGDVAQVYVRVPAGATQAVQQRVRAVAPATTRTVRIDPRRLDTLLDLAGELVITRDRLLRAIEALDHPDRDVLRAARDAARLVSTLQDEVLQARLLPVGQVFDRFPRLVRDVSHELGKEVAFTMEGRDIEIDRSLLEAIGDPLLHLLRNALDHGIEDAAGRVAVGKAARGELTLRAVRDRASVIIQVQDDGRGIDRHAVLERARAQGLVAAEVQQLDDDALLRIIAHPGFSTARRVTTLSGRGVGVDVVNTRVRALGGQLELETIEGTGTVVTLRLPVSLTITRALLVEVAGCTFALPAIHVSEATEYHESLRVHHTERPAVTIRDDLVPLVALDELFGLTRSSTLERHDDAAGDRHLAIVDAGGRRAALLVDTLVAQQDIVVKPLDVVHGAAPWFSGATVLGDGSPALIIDVPSVV; encoded by the coding sequence ATGGACACGGCGCGCTATGCGGCCCTCTTTCAGGCCGAAGCGCGCGAACATCTGGCGGAGCTCGACGCGACGCTGCTGGCGCTCGAGGAGGCTGGACGCACCGCGGCGAGCCCGCTCGACACGAGCGAGCTGGTGGCTACGCTCTTTCGCGGGATGCACACGATCAAGGGCATGGCCGGCTCGATGGGCTATGGCACCGTCGAACGCGTCGCGCATGCCCTCGAATCGCGATGCGAGCCGGTGCGACGTGGAGATGAGGCGGTGCACGCGGAGCTGCTGGCCTTGCTCTTCGAGGGCACCGACGTGCTGCGCGCCGCGATTGCCGATGTGGTGTGCGGGGGAGAAACGGCGCCCGCGATGGTTGGGAGCCTGCTCGTGCGACTCCGCCCGCCGGTGTCGACGCCGCTGGCATCCGACACCACGAAGGACGCGCTGCCAGTGCCGGGGCCGGCGGTCGACGGTGCCGCCGCCGCCACGATTCGCCACCTCGACGTGCATCTCGTGGACGATTGCCCGCTCAAGGGCGTGCGCGCCATGCTGGTCCTGACCAAGCTCGGTACACTCGGGCAGATCCGCGGCACGCATCCCGAGCAGCCGCGCTGGCAGGACGAGACGTTCGACGGCCGCTTTCGCGTCGTCCTGGCCAGCAACGTCACCGATGAGGCGCTCGAGCAGGCGGTGCGCGCCGCCGGCGATGTGGCACAGGTCTATGTGCGTGTGCCGGCTGGAGCCACACAAGCGGTCCAGCAGCGGGTCCGTGCGGTCGCGCCGGCGACGACACGAACCGTGCGCATCGACCCCCGGCGCCTCGACACGCTGCTGGATCTTGCCGGGGAGCTGGTCATCACCCGTGATCGCCTCCTGCGCGCCATCGAGGCCCTCGACCACCCCGATCGCGACGTGTTGCGCGCTGCGCGTGACGCCGCGCGCCTCGTGAGCACACTCCAGGACGAAGTGCTGCAGGCGCGTCTGCTGCCCGTAGGGCAGGTGTTCGACCGCTTTCCCCGCCTGGTTCGCGACGTGAGTCACGAATTGGGCAAGGAGGTGGCCTTCACCATGGAAGGGCGGGACATCGAGATCGATCGGTCGCTGCTGGAGGCCATCGGCGATCCCCTGCTGCACCTGCTGCGGAATGCGCTCGATCACGGCATCGAAGACGCGGCCGGGCGAGTGGCGGTCGGCAAGGCGGCGCGTGGTGAGCTCACGCTGCGCGCGGTGCGCGATCGCGCCAGCGTGATCATTCAGGTGCAGGATGACGGACGCGGGATCGACCGACACGCGGTGCTGGAGCGCGCGAGAGCGCAGGGGCTCGTCGCGGCTGAGGTACAGCAGCTGGACGACGACGCGTTGCTGCGGATCATTGCGCATCCCGGCTTCTCCACGGCGCGCCGCGTGACGACCCTGTCGGGACGCGGCGTGGGCGTGGATGTCGTGAACACGCGTGTGCGCGCTCTGGGTGGGCAGCTCGAGCTCGAGACCATCGAGGGCACCGGAACGGTGGTCACGCTACGCCTGCCGGTCTCGCTGACCATCACACGCGCGCTGCTCGTGGAGGTGGCCGGATGCACCTTCGCCCTCCCCGCGATCCACGTCAGCGAGGCCACGGAGTATCACGAATCCCTGCGGGTGCATCACACAGAGCGCCCCGCCGTCACCATTCGTGACGACCTCGTTCCGCTGGTGGCGCTCGATGAACTCTTCGGGCTCACTCGGTCGTCCACCCTCGAACGCCACGATGACGCGGCGGGCGATCGTCATCTCGCCATCGTCGACGCTGGCGGTCGCCGCGCAGCGCTGCTGGTCGACACACTGGTCGCCCAGCAGGACATCGTGGTCAAACCGCTCGACGTGGTGCACGGAGCGGCACCGTGGTTCAGCGGTGCCACCGTGCTTGGCGACGGCAGCCCGGCACTCATCATCGATGTGCCGAGCGTCGTGTGA